One window of the Leptotrichia massiliensis genome contains the following:
- the era gene encoding GTPase Era, producing MKSGFITIVGRPNVGKSTLMNKLVKEKVAIVSDKAGTTRDQIKGIVNINEDQFIFVDTPGIHKPKHLLGEHMTNVALEALENVDLIMFMLDGTQEISTGDMFVNENVRSVKTPIVLVINKIDKMSDEEIEEKKKEIREKLGEFDEIITLTAEYAIGIHKIFEVAEKYLSNDVWFYPEDYYTDLPVNKIVVETVREKILHHTKDEIPHSVAVEIINVETKPAIRKYDINIYVERDSQKGIIIGKDGTMLKKIGIEARREIEHLIDLKVNLKLWVKVKKKWRKNKKFLDEMGYGK from the coding sequence ATGAAGTCAGGATTTATAACAATTGTTGGGCGTCCAAATGTTGGGAAGTCCACGCTTATGAATAAGCTTGTGAAAGAAAAAGTTGCGATTGTGTCGGATAAGGCTGGGACGACTAGAGATCAGATAAAGGGAATTGTAAATATTAATGAAGATCAGTTTATATTTGTGGATACGCCAGGGATTCACAAACCTAAACATTTGCTTGGGGAACACATGACTAATGTGGCACTAGAAGCACTAGAAAATGTTGATTTGATAATGTTTATGCTGGATGGGACACAGGAAATTTCAACTGGGGATATGTTTGTTAATGAAAATGTGAGAAGTGTAAAGACACCAATTGTACTTGTTATTAACAAAATTGATAAAATGTCGGATGAGGAAATTGAGGAAAAGAAAAAGGAAATTCGTGAAAAATTGGGAGAATTTGATGAGATAATAACTCTTACGGCGGAATATGCGATTGGGATTCATAAAATATTTGAAGTTGCTGAGAAATATTTGTCAAATGATGTATGGTTTTATCCAGAAGATTACTATACAGATTTGCCAGTAAATAAAATCGTTGTGGAAACAGTCAGAGAGAAAATTTTACATCATACAAAAGATGAAATTCCACATAGCGTGGCTGTGGAAATTATTAATGTGGAAACAAAGCCTGCGATTAGGAAATATGATATAAATATTTATGTTGAAAGAGATAGCCAAAAAGGAATTATTATTGGAAAAGATGGAACTATGCTTAAGAAAATTGGGATAGAGGCTAGACGTGAGATTGAGCATTTAATTGATTTGAAGGTTAATTTAAAATTGTGGGTAAAAGTTAAGAAAAAATGGAGAAAGAATAAGAAATTTCTTGATGAAATGGGTTATGGGAAATAA
- the uvrB gene encoding excinuclease ABC subunit UvrB, with product MDFKIHSKFKPTGDQPQAIKKIVENLEDGITDQILLGVTGSGKTFTVANVIEKINRPALIMAPNKTLAAQLYNEYKQFFPENAVEYFVSYYDYYQPEAYIMQTDTYIEKDSSINDEIDKLRHAATAALLNRRDVIIVASVSAIYGLGSPEAYKKRSIPIDVETGFERNELIKRLISLRYERNDIAFERGKFRVKGDILDLHPSYQDTGYRFEFFGDDLESISEINTLTGQKIRNIKRITIMPATHYLTNEDTKVMFESIKKEMEERVHFFQKEGKLLEAQRIEQRTKYDLEMIEEIGYCKGVENYSRYLTGKSEGEAPDTLIDYFPEDLVVFLDESHISVPQINGMYKGDRARKQSLINNGFRLPSAYDNRPLKFEEFFEKVPQAVYISATPSDYELEHSNGEVVEQLVRPTGIVEPSIDIRETKNQIDDLMDEIKTRTARKERILVTTLTKKMAEELTDYYLEYGIKVKYMHSDIDTLERTEIIRGLRKGEFDVLVGINLLREGLDIPEVSLVAILEADKEGYLRSRRSLIQTMGRAARNVEGHVILYADRITGSMQEAIDEVNRRREVQEKYNLENNINPKSIVREIAESIVDYEIEKENEANKAIKQYKSEKDMEKEIKKLDKQIKKLAEELNFEEAIKLRDKMNELKKLLIEL from the coding sequence ATGGATTTTAAGATACATTCAAAATTTAAGCCTACTGGAGACCAGCCTCAGGCTATTAAAAAGATTGTGGAAAACTTGGAAGATGGGATTACAGATCAGATTTTGCTTGGGGTTACGGGATCGGGAAAGACATTTACAGTTGCGAATGTTATTGAGAAAATAAATCGTCCAGCTTTGATAATGGCACCAAATAAGACGCTTGCAGCACAGCTTTACAATGAATACAAGCAGTTTTTTCCTGAAAATGCTGTTGAATATTTTGTGTCTTATTACGATTATTACCAGCCTGAAGCGTATATTATGCAGACTGACACGTATATTGAAAAGGACTCTTCAATTAATGATGAAATCGATAAATTACGGCATGCGGCGACAGCGGCACTTTTGAACAGAAGAGATGTTATTATTGTGGCTTCCGTTTCGGCAATTTATGGATTGGGGTCGCCAGAGGCATATAAAAAGAGATCGATTCCGATTGATGTGGAAACAGGGTTTGAAAGAAATGAGCTTATAAAAAGGCTGATTTCACTTAGATATGAGAGAAATGACATTGCATTTGAGCGTGGAAAATTCCGTGTGAAAGGTGATATTCTTGATTTACATCCATCTTATCAAGATACAGGATACCGTTTTGAATTTTTTGGAGATGATTTGGAAAGCATTTCAGAGATTAATACGCTTACTGGACAGAAAATTAGAAATATAAAAAGAATCACAATAATGCCTGCGACTCACTATTTGACAAATGAAGATACAAAAGTGATGTTTGAGTCAATAAAAAAGGAAATGGAAGAAAGAGTGCATTTTTTCCAAAAAGAAGGAAAACTGCTGGAAGCACAGAGAATTGAGCAAAGGACAAAGTATGATTTGGAAATGATTGAGGAAATTGGTTATTGTAAAGGTGTGGAAAACTATTCTAGATATTTGACAGGAAAGAGTGAAGGAGAAGCACCTGATACGTTAATTGACTATTTTCCAGAGGATTTAGTTGTATTTCTGGATGAGTCGCACATTTCAGTTCCTCAGATAAATGGGATGTATAAGGGAGATAGAGCAAGAAAGCAGTCTTTAATTAACAATGGATTCAGGCTTCCAAGTGCTTATGATAACCGTCCGTTGAAATTTGAGGAATTTTTTGAAAAAGTTCCGCAAGCTGTGTATATTTCAGCCACTCCAAGCGATTACGAGCTGGAACATTCAAATGGTGAAGTTGTAGAGCAACTTGTCCGTCCAACAGGAATTGTAGAGCCAAGTATCGACATTCGTGAAACAAAAAATCAAATTGACGACTTGATGGATGAAATAAAAACAAGAACAGCAAGAAAAGAACGAATTTTAGTTACAACTTTGACAAAAAAAATGGCAGAAGAACTGACAGATTACTATTTGGAATACGGAATAAAAGTAAAATATATGCACTCTGACATTGACACGCTAGAAAGAACAGAGATAATAAGAGGCTTGAGAAAAGGTGAATTTGATGTTCTGGTTGGAATAAACTTGCTGCGGGAAGGGCTGGATATTCCAGAAGTCTCATTAGTGGCAATATTGGAAGCAGACAAGGAAGGATATTTGCGTTCCAGAAGATCTTTAATTCAGACAATGGGACGTGCCGCAAGAAACGTAGAAGGACACGTTATCCTATATGCCGACAGAATAACAGGCTCTATGCAGGAAGCCATTGACGAAGTAAACAGACGGCGTGAAGTTCAGGAAAAATACAACTTGGAAAACAACATTAATCCAAAATCAATCGTAAGAGAAATCGCAGAGTCAATCGTAGACTATGAAATTGAAAAAGAAAATGAAGCAAACAAAGCAATTAAACAGTATAAGAGCGAAAAAGACATGGAAAAAGAAATTAAGAAACTCGATAAGCAAATTAAGAAATTGGCTGAAGAGCTTAATTTTGAAGAAGCTATTAAGTTGAGGGATAAAATGAATGAATTGAAAAAGTTGTTAATTGAACTGTAA
- the sppA gene encoding signal peptide peptidase SppA yields the protein MFILKMLLEIVIMLILCVILNLILVKKILRVKNKKKLPLKKVKTVVFDVKKLKEDVAMPALKGKEKLSYYQILQGLNNLSEDKNIKKVIVDVDKLNLTLSQLEEISKIFDKIRKNKEVVAIGTLFEESRYRKALLADKIYMFDTRQSTLIFRGYFHKEFYLKSFLEKFGIKMNVLHIGDYKVAGEKYSHNQMSEEKKESIKNIKDKVFEDFVELVKSKRGVDIENEILSGNLIFAGTKKALEYKLIDGVADYDEIGINYKEDTVSIEDYIGMLKEKKEKAKDTIAAVNLEGVIDVKNPNKNITYDNVCEKLEELKEIKNLKGLVLRINSPGGSALVSEKIYKKLKKLTVPIYVSMGDVCASGGYYIATTGKKLFANNFTLTGSIGVVMMYPEVAGTMKKLDVNLEGFGKGAGFDMLNPFEKLGEDSKEKLIHNMNEVYGEFKEHVMVARGMNDEELEKIAQGRVWLGSEAKNINLVDEIGTLEDCIKSMANDLKLDKYKVQIVELTQTLKETLSDIKMPFVSEEIREKVEFLQGNMNQVLYYESDFQL from the coding sequence ATGTTTATTTTGAAAATGCTGTTAGAAATAGTAATAATGCTTATTTTATGTGTAATTTTAAATTTAATTCTTGTGAAGAAGATTCTTAGAGTAAAAAATAAGAAGAAATTGCCTTTAAAAAAGGTAAAAACTGTTGTATTTGATGTCAAGAAATTGAAGGAAGATGTGGCTATGCCAGCATTAAAGGGGAAAGAGAAATTATCGTATTATCAAATATTGCAAGGGTTAAATAATCTTTCAGAAGATAAGAATATAAAAAAAGTGATTGTTGATGTAGATAAGTTAAATTTGACACTTTCACAGCTGGAAGAGATTTCTAAAATTTTTGACAAGATTAGGAAAAATAAGGAAGTAGTGGCAATAGGAACGCTTTTTGAGGAAAGTCGATATAGAAAGGCTTTACTTGCGGATAAGATTTATATGTTTGACACAAGACAGTCAACTCTTATTTTTAGAGGATATTTTCATAAGGAATTTTATTTGAAGTCGTTTCTAGAAAAGTTTGGGATAAAGATGAATGTGCTTCATATTGGTGATTACAAGGTGGCTGGAGAAAAATATAGCCATAACCAAATGTCGGAAGAGAAAAAGGAATCAATTAAAAATATAAAGGATAAAGTTTTTGAAGATTTTGTGGAACTGGTAAAAAGTAAAAGAGGAGTTGACATTGAAAATGAAATATTGAGTGGAAATTTGATTTTTGCTGGAACGAAAAAGGCTTTGGAATATAAATTGATTGACGGTGTTGCTGATTATGATGAAATTGGGATAAATTACAAGGAAGACACCGTTTCGATTGAAGATTACATAGGAATGTTGAAAGAAAAAAAGGAAAAAGCAAAAGATACGATTGCAGCAGTGAACCTTGAAGGTGTTATTGATGTGAAAAATCCTAACAAAAATATTACCTATGATAATGTTTGTGAAAAACTTGAGGAATTAAAAGAAATAAAGAATTTGAAAGGGTTGGTGTTAAGAATAAATTCGCCTGGCGGGAGTGCTTTAGTTTCTGAAAAAATATATAAGAAATTAAAAAAATTGACTGTGCCAATATATGTTTCAATGGGAGATGTCTGTGCAAGCGGTGGTTATTACATTGCTACAACTGGGAAAAAATTATTTGCGAATAACTTTACTTTGACAGGCTCAATCGGTGTTGTTATGATGTATCCTGAAGTTGCAGGAACAATGAAAAAGTTAGACGTTAATTTGGAAGGATTTGGAAAAGGTGCTGGCTTTGATATGCTGAATCCGTTTGAAAAACTAGGAGAAGATTCAAAAGAGAAATTAATCCATAATATGAATGAAGTTTATGGCGAGTTTAAGGAACATGTAATGGTAGCCAGAGGAATGAATGATGAGGAACTTGAAAAAATTGCACAGGGAAGAGTATGGCTTGGAAGTGAAGCCAAAAATATCAATTTAGTTGATGAAATTGGAACTCTTGAAGATTGTATAAAATCAATGGCAAATGATTTGAAACTGGATAAATATAAAGTGCAGATAGTGGAGTTAACACAAACTTTAAAAGAAACTCTGTCAGATATAAAAATGCCGTTTGTATCTGAGGAAATTAGGGAAAAGGTTGAATTTTTGCAAGGAAATATGAATCAAGTTTTGTATTATGAGAGTGATTTTCAACTGTAG
- a CDS encoding Fic family protein, whose protein sequence is MNNYLELSKLYYQKANIEEELNKRLENPCVYKISLYISPILRGERVSEEVELFFLPIKNVLMLQDEIIQNSRDILNLSNELPEVALNYCIREIMVNEIIKSNGIEGVHTTKKDVYDSMNSNKKYRFSRIIKKYKQITENKIEKINSAEEIRKIYDEVFSEEIMINPENQLDGKLFRKGLVYVTDSSMKNVHLGDSNEELILKHIQNLIIFMNKKDINFLLKACITHYYFEYIHPFYDGNGRFGRLIFSMYLARKLDVFTGLSLSYAIFSEKEKYSKLFLNTSNSKNFGEITFFLIGMLELIKKGQESIMKMLEDKIEKLNFSRNYLNNLNLSDLEKNIMFVYIQNYIFSNSDLEDKELCKIINMSRPTLKNNIEQLIKKEYLTKISKKPITHVLSDKLQKVID, encoded by the coding sequence ATGAATAATTATTTGGAATTGTCAAAATTATACTATCAAAAAGCTAATATTGAAGAAGAATTGAATAAAAGACTTGAAAATCCATGTGTTTATAAAATATCCTTATATATTTCGCCAATTTTACGAGGAGAAAGAGTTTCAGAGGAAGTGGAATTATTTTTTTTGCCAATAAAAAATGTATTAATGTTGCAAGATGAAATAATTCAAAATAGTAGAGATATTTTAAATTTATCTAACGAACTGCCTGAAGTGGCTTTAAATTATTGTATAAGAGAAATTATGGTTAATGAAATAATAAAAAGTAATGGGATTGAAGGAGTTCATACAACAAAAAAAGATGTGTATGATAGCATGAATTCCAATAAAAAATATAGATTTTCAAGAATTATAAAAAAATATAAGCAAATAACAGAAAATAAGATTGAAAAAATTAATTCAGCAGAAGAAATACGAAAAATATACGATGAAGTTTTTAGTGAAGAAATTATGATTAATCCAGAGAATCAATTAGATGGAAAATTATTTAGAAAAGGATTGGTTTATGTTACAGATTCCAGCATGAAAAATGTTCATTTGGGAGATTCAAATGAAGAACTGATACTGAAGCATATTCAAAATCTAATAATATTTATGAATAAAAAAGATATAAATTTCTTGTTAAAAGCCTGCATTACTCATTATTATTTTGAATACATTCATCCGTTTTATGATGGAAATGGACGATTTGGAAGACTGATTTTCTCAATGTACCTGGCAAGAAAATTAGATGTATTTACGGGATTGTCACTATCTTATGCAATTTTTTCTGAAAAGGAAAAATATTCAAAGTTATTTCTGAATACTTCAAATTCTAAAAATTTTGGTGAAATAACATTTTTTCTTATAGGCATGTTGGAACTAATAAAAAAAGGACAAGAAAGTATAATGAAAATGCTGGAAGATAAAATAGAAAAATTGAATTTTTCAAGAAATTATTTGAATAATCTTAATTTAAGCGATTTGGAGAAAAATATAATGTTTGTATATATTCAAAATTATATTTTTTCTAATTCTGATTTAGAAGATAAAGAATTATGTAAAATAATAAATATGAGCAGACCTACACTAAAAAATAATATAGAACAATTAATAAAAAAAGAATACTTGACAAAAATTTCTAAAAAACCAATAACACATGTTTTAAGTGATAAATTACAGAAAGTTATTGACTAA
- a CDS encoding arsenate reductase family protein: protein MNKVYCYPRCTTCKKAVKWLEENGIDHEYKNIVEETPSKEDIKKYYKESGLPLKRFFNTSGNVYKELNLKEKLAEMSEDEQFELLASNGMVLKRPLLVGKDFVLVGFKEAEWIEKLK, encoded by the coding sequence ATGAACAAAGTATATTGTTACCCAAGATGCACAACTTGTAAAAAGGCTGTGAAATGGCTGGAGGAAAATGGGATTGATCACGAATATAAGAACATTGTGGAAGAAACACCATCGAAGGAAGATATTAAGAAATATTATAAAGAAAGCGGATTGCCGTTAAAAAGATTCTTTAATACAAGCGGGAATGTTTACAAAGAGCTAAACTTAAAGGAAAAATTGGCAGAGATGTCAGAAGATGAACAGTTTGAATTACTTGCAAGCAATGGAATGGTATTGAAAAGACCACTTTTGGTAGGGAAGGATTTTGTGCTGGTTGGATTTAAGGAAGCTGAGTGGATTGAAAAATTGAAATAA
- the rplS gene encoding 50S ribosomal protein L19 yields the protein MKEKLIELVEKNYLKADVPQFKAGDTVAVHYKVKEGNKERIQVFEGVVIRVSGGSVAKNFTVRKVSSGIGVERIIPLNSPLVEKIEVKRIGKVRRSKLYYLRNLSGKAARIKEIRK from the coding sequence TTGAAAGAGAAATTAATCGAATTAGTAGAAAAAAATTACTTGAAGGCTGATGTACCTCAATTTAAAGCAGGGGATACAGTTGCAGTTCACTACAAAGTAAAAGAGGGAAACAAAGAAAGAATACAGGTTTTTGAAGGTGTAGTTATCAGAGTTTCTGGTGGAAGTGTTGCTAAAAACTTCACAGTTAGAAAAGTATCTTCAGGAATCGGTGTAGAAAGAATCATTCCTTTAAATTCTCCATTAGTAGAAAAAATCGAAGTTAAGAGAATTGGTAAAGTAAGAAGATCTAAATTATACTACTTGAGAAACTTATCAGGAAAAGCTGCTAGAATTAAAGAAATTAGAAAGTAG
- the lepB gene encoding signal peptidase I, with product MNMLLWGAFYIVASLFLLFFFFKEKQVIHWIRVKEDEILQKVSLEKNQKNAMIGNLLTVVALIISAIFFVIVDKTEDPNIWIKVWGIYGVFGLNVVFYVLRMQHEWIFLLNLIMLFLGKLMFNILDTNFYIYLIINVVISLILIYLFKDLSKEKVTEHSILKEATHDNKKLEKILTESRVKQESTEEIFKKIFPNDNLSVDERIAKEERKRSTFGKALTRIDNALIAVILVAVIQLFYIGNYVIPTGSMEPTILVKDRVFTNMVKYHFSNPKIGQIIAFKEPMTDKVMYTKRIVGEPGTTLQIEKGKMSINEFEIANVDNKPSYPVFSDDNQQYREDLKKYNQEVNKFNSYKVQTVGGAILINDKKSEVLDKVTPQKAYLPEGLLMNNKIYIPKKGDKVKLDKIVAIDKIFGEMKDKDHTLIGQVDWESYYDGKGFKNLTGKEFLDLIKTDKNFKDIIGNDDEFNSNPTNILTNTYYTFTLKVEGRDEMVMPIMDFKYDDELFKRLLNGETITLDKNYYMAMGDNTSNSKDTRYFGLVAEPRIKGELLVRWWPLTRIGLL from the coding sequence ATGAATATGTTATTATGGGGAGCATTTTATATTGTTGCATCGCTATTTCTATTATTTTTCTTTTTTAAAGAAAAGCAGGTTATCCATTGGATAAGAGTGAAAGAGGATGAAATATTGCAAAAAGTCTCACTTGAGAAAAATCAAAAAAATGCTATGATTGGGAATTTGTTAACAGTTGTAGCATTGATTATATCGGCGATATTTTTTGTAATTGTAGATAAAACTGAAGATCCAAATATTTGGATTAAGGTTTGGGGAATTTATGGAGTTTTTGGATTAAATGTTGTATTTTATGTACTTAGAATGCAGCATGAATGGATTTTTTTATTGAATTTAATTATGCTGTTTTTAGGGAAATTGATGTTTAATATTTTAGATACAAATTTTTATATTTATTTGATAATAAATGTTGTAATTTCGTTGATTCTTATTTATTTATTTAAAGATTTATCAAAGGAAAAAGTTACAGAACACTCGATTTTAAAAGAAGCCACACATGATAATAAGAAATTGGAAAAAATATTGACAGAATCAAGAGTAAAACAAGAAAGTACAGAAGAAATATTTAAAAAGATATTTCCAAATGACAATCTTTCAGTAGATGAAAGAATTGCAAAGGAAGAAAGAAAAAGAAGTACATTTGGAAAAGCTTTAACAAGAATTGATAATGCTTTGATTGCTGTTATTCTAGTGGCTGTTATCCAATTGTTTTATATTGGTAATTACGTTATTCCGACAGGTTCAATGGAGCCTACGATTTTAGTGAAAGATAGAGTTTTTACAAATATGGTGAAATATCATTTTTCAAATCCTAAAATTGGACAAATAATTGCATTTAAAGAGCCGATGACTGATAAAGTGATGTATACAAAAAGAATAGTCGGAGAACCAGGAACAACGCTTCAAATTGAAAAAGGTAAAATGAGTATTAATGAATTTGAAATTGCCAATGTTGATAATAAGCCAAGTTATCCAGTTTTTTCAGATGATAATCAACAATATAGGGAAGATTTGAAAAAATATAATCAGGAAGTGAATAAATTTAATTCATATAAAGTTCAGACTGTTGGTGGAGCTATATTGATAAACGATAAAAAATCCGAAGTTTTGGACAAAGTAACACCACAAAAAGCCTACTTGCCAGAAGGACTTCTTATGAACAACAAAATTTATATTCCTAAAAAAGGAGATAAAGTAAAACTAGATAAAATTGTTGCAATTGACAAAATATTTGGAGAAATGAAAGACAAAGATCATACTTTAATTGGGCAAGTAGACTGGGAAAGCTACTATGATGGAAAAGGATTTAAAAATCTGACTGGTAAAGAGTTTTTGGATTTAATAAAAACTGATAAGAATTTTAAAGATATAATCGGAAATGATGATGAATTTAATTCTAACCCAACAAATATATTGACAAATACATATTATACATTTACTTTAAAAGTAGAAGGAAGAGATGAAATGGTTATGCCAATTATGGACTTTAAGTATGATGATGAATTGTTTAAGAGACTGTTGAATGGTGAAACTATAACACTTGATAAGAATTATTATATGGCTATGGGAGATAACACTTCAAACAGTAAAGATACGAGATATTTTGGGCTTGTGGCAGAACCTAGAATTAAAGGTGAATTACTTGTAAGATGGTGGCCGTTGACTAGAATTGGGCTATTATAA
- a CDS encoding GNAT family N-acetyltransferase has product MENIVSELVKIHNGNFKNKVGDKYFSEMMLSEQYEIYCLFNYMKENIFVEKLKKEDKNKILEKNQKEKTDLDKNEKFEKNVLGYVAFYGTIESIDIFEIAIKKEYQGQCFGEKLLTESMRNLLKNNKNSKIKNIHFSENKFLLEVNENNIKALKLYKKIGFEQISVRKNYYGNNEDAIIMMKII; this is encoded by the coding sequence ATGGAAAATATTGTCAGTGAATTGGTTAAAATTCATAATGGAAACTTTAAAAATAAAGTTGGGGATAAATATTTTTCTGAAATGATGTTAAGTGAGCAGTATGAGATATACTGCTTATTTAATTATATGAAAGAAAATATTTTTGTGGAGAAATTAAAAAAAGAAGATAAAAATAAAATTTTAGAAAAAAATCAAAAAGAAAAAACAGATTTGGATAAAAATGAAAAATTTGAGAAAAATGTGTTGGGATATGTCGCATTTTATGGTACAATAGAGAGCATAGATATTTTTGAAATTGCAATAAAAAAAGAATATCAGGGGCAATGTTTTGGTGAAAAATTATTAACTGAAAGCATGAGAAATTTACTTAAAAATAATAAAAATTCAAAAATTAAAAATATACATTTTTCTGAAAATAAGTTTTTGCTGGAAGTTAATGAAAATAATATAAAAGCACTAAAACTTTATAAAAAAATTGGATTTGAACAAATTTCTGTAAGAAAAAATTATTATGGGAATAATGAGGATGCGATAATAATGATGAAAATCATTTAG